In Nonomuraea muscovyensis, the following proteins share a genomic window:
- a CDS encoding carboxymuconolactone decarboxylase family protein, producing MPHIAMSPELAPGTPGLFQYRPETGRPLGELAEVLLRNPHSLSRGDRELIAAYVSVLNQCRFCSSTHSEVSAAQISGGRALVDKVIDDLDSAPISAKLKALITIAGATTRGGHEVTSPMVDAARQAGATDTEIHDTVLIAAAFCMFNRYCDGLAAIVPDDPAAYVGMAQMIINDGYRMCATGH from the coding sequence ATGCCGCATATCGCCATGTCCCCTGAGCTCGCTCCTGGCACGCCGGGTCTGTTCCAGTACCGCCCCGAGACCGGTCGGCCCCTGGGCGAACTCGCTGAAGTGCTCCTCCGCAATCCCCATTCGCTGAGCCGAGGTGACCGCGAGCTCATCGCGGCCTACGTCTCGGTGCTGAACCAGTGCAGGTTCTGCAGCTCGACTCACTCCGAGGTCAGCGCAGCCCAGATCAGCGGCGGCAGGGCGCTGGTCGACAAGGTGATCGACGACCTCGACAGCGCTCCGATCTCGGCCAAGCTCAAGGCGCTCATCACGATCGCCGGCGCCACCACGCGAGGTGGCCACGAGGTGACCAGCCCCATGGTCGACGCCGCTCGCCAGGCCGGGGCGACGGACACCGAGATTCACGACACGGTGCTCATCGCCGCGGCGTTCTGCATGTTCAACCGCTACTGCGACGGCCTGGCGGCCATCGTCCCCGACGACCCCGCCGCCTACGTCGGGATGGCGCAGATGATCATCAACGACGGATACCGGATGTGCGCGACCGGCCACTAG
- the selA gene encoding L-seryl-tRNA(Sec) selenium transferase: MSGDPRRALPKMDTVLAHPQITEQMRTWGRPLLTEMARRALEDARQAVLDGVPLPPLDDIAAAVTRTVELLTVGRVQEVINATGVVLHTNLGRAPLSEAAREAMLAAAGYSTVEFDLRTGGRGKRGSTANALLRELTGAAGGMAVNNAAAALFLALGAFARDREVIVSRGELVEIGGEFRIPAIMEAAGARLVEVGSTNRTHLCDYVDAINERTAMLMVVHPSNYRIEGFTAQPAVSDLVAVAREAGVPLLHDIGSGLLRGRMGDEPTLEESLKAGADLAVFSGDKLFGGPQAGIIVGDAILVQKLARHPIARAVRIDKVTLAALEATLLAHLSGRQQDLPVLRMLGIPLEELRGRADRLAHELGPQASVREGTGMVGGGSMPAERLPTIVVEIKPHAVTETAMVSRLRACDPPVIVRAERGRVIVDLRTVPPGQDAQVTTSLLKTMC; this comes from the coding sequence ATGAGCGGAGACCCGCGACGAGCCCTGCCCAAGATGGACACCGTCCTTGCTCACCCACAGATCACCGAGCAGATGCGCACCTGGGGAAGGCCCCTCCTCACCGAGATGGCGCGACGCGCGCTGGAGGACGCCCGCCAGGCCGTCCTCGACGGAGTGCCGCTGCCGCCGTTGGACGACATAGCGGCCGCGGTCACGCGGACCGTTGAGCTGCTCACGGTCGGCCGGGTCCAGGAGGTCATCAACGCCACCGGGGTCGTCCTGCACACGAACCTCGGCCGCGCGCCGCTGTCGGAGGCCGCTCGCGAAGCCATGCTCGCCGCCGCCGGCTACTCGACCGTGGAGTTCGATCTGCGGACCGGCGGGCGCGGCAAGCGGGGAAGCACGGCCAACGCCCTGCTGAGAGAGCTGACCGGAGCCGCCGGTGGGATGGCGGTCAACAACGCGGCCGCCGCGCTCTTCCTCGCCCTCGGCGCGTTCGCCCGCGACCGCGAGGTGATCGTCTCCAGGGGAGAGCTGGTCGAGATCGGGGGCGAGTTCCGGATCCCCGCCATCATGGAGGCGGCAGGAGCGCGCCTGGTCGAGGTCGGATCGACCAACCGGACCCATCTCTGCGACTACGTCGATGCCATCAATGAGCGCACCGCCATGCTCATGGTGGTACATCCCTCCAACTACCGTATCGAGGGCTTCACCGCTCAGCCAGCCGTATCCGACCTCGTCGCGGTGGCACGCGAGGCCGGCGTCCCCCTCCTCCACGACATCGGCTCCGGCCTTCTCCGCGGTCGCATGGGGGATGAGCCCACCCTTGAGGAGAGCCTCAAGGCGGGGGCGGACCTCGCCGTCTTCTCCGGCGACAAGCTCTTCGGCGGGCCACAGGCCGGGATCATCGTCGGCGACGCGATCCTCGTACAGAAGCTCGCCCGTCATCCCATCGCGCGCGCGGTCCGCATCGACAAGGTGACGCTCGCCGCGCTGGAGGCGACGCTCCTGGCGCACCTGTCGGGGCGTCAGCAGGATCTTCCCGTGCTACGCATGCTCGGCATCCCGCTGGAGGAGTTGAGAGGGCGCGCCGATCGGCTGGCGCACGAGCTCGGTCCTCAGGCGTCGGTACGGGAGGGGACCGGCATGGTGGGCGGCGGCAGCATGCCGGCGGAGCGGCTGCCCACGATCGTCGTGGAGATCAAGCCGCACGCGGTGACCGAGACCGCGATGGTGAGCCGACTCCGAGCCTGCGATCCACCCGTGATCGTGCGCGCTGAGCGGGGGCGGGTGATCGTCGATCTGCGTACGGTGCCACCTGGTCAGGACGCACAGGTCACGACGAGCTTGCTCAAGACGATGTGCTGA
- the selD gene encoding selenide, water dikinase SelD yields the protein MSETTPPAVRLTTLSPGAGCACKLPQSSLEQLMNGFGALSDTSGPEMIVGLAEGDDAAVIQLDSGQALILTTDFFTPIVDDPYDWGRIAAANALSDVYAMGGRPLVALNLAAWPGDELPLSMLADVMKGAAATAATGGCAVVGGHTISDPVPKYGMAVLGLADPSRLLTIDRARVGDDLVLTKPLGTGVVVTALKQGAVDRMTVEEAVASMVALNEAAGEVAVSMGVRAATDVTGFGLLGHLRRMLKASGVAADLDADRVPLLPDARELAAKGYVPGGTRANVDFLQDWVQISVAVDEEVAILLHDAQTSGGLLMSVPSPSSDLVERLRGHGIAAAVIGQVIPGTPGRINVRAGV from the coding sequence ATGAGCGAAACCACCCCGCCTGCTGTCCGTCTCACCACGCTGTCGCCGGGCGCGGGCTGCGCCTGCAAGCTCCCTCAGTCCTCCCTCGAACAGCTCATGAACGGTTTTGGAGCGCTCAGCGACACTTCAGGCCCCGAAATGATCGTGGGTCTGGCGGAAGGCGACGACGCGGCAGTCATCCAGCTCGACTCGGGTCAGGCCCTCATCCTCACCACCGACTTCTTCACCCCGATCGTCGATGACCCCTATGACTGGGGCCGGATCGCCGCGGCGAACGCACTCTCCGATGTCTACGCCATGGGAGGCCGACCACTCGTCGCACTCAACCTGGCGGCATGGCCGGGTGACGAACTTCCGCTGAGCATGCTCGCCGACGTGATGAAAGGCGCCGCCGCGACGGCCGCGACCGGTGGCTGCGCGGTCGTCGGCGGCCACACCATCAGCGATCCCGTTCCCAAGTACGGCATGGCAGTTCTCGGCCTGGCCGATCCATCGCGCCTGCTGACCATCGACCGAGCCAGGGTGGGCGACGACCTGGTTCTTACCAAGCCGCTGGGGACAGGCGTGGTGGTCACCGCGCTCAAACAGGGTGCCGTAGACCGGATGACAGTCGAAGAGGCGGTCGCGTCCATGGTCGCACTGAACGAGGCGGCCGGCGAGGTGGCCGTCTCGATGGGAGTGCGCGCGGCGACCGACGTGACCGGATTCGGCCTCCTCGGCCATCTACGCAGGATGCTCAAGGCCAGTGGCGTCGCGGCGGACCTGGACGCGGACCGCGTACCGCTCCTCCCGGACGCGCGCGAGCTCGCCGCCAAGGGCTACGTGCCCGGCGGCACGCGCGCCAACGTGGACTTCCTTCAGGACTGGGTCCAGATCAGCGTCGCGGTCGACGAAGAGGTGGCGATCCTCCTGCATGACGCGCAGACCTCCGGCGGCCTGCTGATGTCGGTGCCGAGCCCGTCGAGCGATCTCGTGGAGCGGCTGCGAGGGCATGGCATCGCCGCAGCGGTGATCGGCCAGGTCATCCCTGGCACCCCCGGCCGGATCAATGTCCGCGCGGGCGTGTGA
- a CDS encoding DUF6073 family protein — protein MSEPFGILQQLLDRGVAADIDAATLSPAEVVKGHASAWGGPGNLYPIRPYTLTPSALETFIVRERIHVRIDGLGEDIVDLHGMAIYRRHDPHSATELDWASSTITAQFLSLQVTGHSEIFGQVKVSNTPSKSEGARVKPSPAPDDGTTMPIKDCITMIYPRFEVEQLGTTVDTGDQVVRLESRVAMVPPIGDVSRTSRSYPLYDSEGRQLGELIAADIEIGNLLHHVPITSAVVPAELARLLA, from the coding sequence GTGAGCGAACCATTCGGAATCCTTCAGCAACTCCTCGACAGGGGGGTCGCGGCTGATATCGACGCCGCCACCCTCTCTCCGGCGGAGGTTGTGAAGGGTCACGCATCCGCGTGGGGAGGGCCGGGGAACCTGTACCCCATCCGCCCCTACACGCTGACGCCGTCGGCCCTTGAGACCTTCATCGTCCGCGAGCGCATCCACGTGCGCATCGACGGCCTCGGTGAGGACATCGTCGACCTCCACGGTATGGCGATCTACCGTCGCCACGACCCGCACTCCGCCACCGAGCTGGACTGGGCCAGTTCGACGATCACCGCTCAGTTCCTGTCGCTCCAGGTGACGGGGCACAGCGAGATCTTCGGCCAGGTCAAGGTCTCGAACACCCCCAGCAAGTCGGAGGGGGCCCGGGTCAAGCCGAGTCCGGCGCCCGATGATGGGACGACGATGCCCATCAAGGACTGTATCACCATGATCTATCCTCGGTTCGAGGTAGAGCAGCTCGGCACGACCGTTGACACCGGCGACCAGGTGGTCCGTCTGGAGTCGCGGGTCGCGATGGTCCCGCCGATCGGGGACGTGTCGCGTACATCCAGGTCCTACCCGCTGTATGACAGCGAGGGCCGTCAGCTCGGCGAGTTGATCGCCGCCGACATCGAGATCGGGAACCTGCTGCACCACGTTCCCATCACCAGCGCGGTGGTGCCCGCCGAACTCGCCAGACTGCTGGCGTAG
- the selB gene encoding selenocysteine-specific translation elongation factor, whose translation MHVVATAGHVDHGKSTLVRALTGMEPDRWAEERRRGLTIDLGFAWRTLPSGRSLAFVDVPGHERFVTNMLAGVGPVPAVMMVVAADEGWMPQSAEHLAVIDALGMAHGLLVVTRSDRADPSLAVEEARSELAGTCLGDIEAVTVSSTTGQGIDDLVKALDRLVSDLPPAQPDAPVRLWIDRVFTVKGMGTVVTGTLPDGKVSVGDELVLSPSGRRVRVRGLESLKRKVTSASGVSRVALNLKGTELSDTVRGMALTTPDQWTATRSLDVRLRGLTNDEVGRECILHIGSAAVAVRVRRLGKEFARLTLAQAAPFHVGDRAILRDPGSRRIAGVTVLDVRPPSLSGRGAAAAACRELASWPEAPTGRELLRRHQYLKKSDFALMGRQAEGHHAAGDWLVDPARWAVLGGQLTRLVGEYAGKNPLAPSLPVDIAKQALGLPDRRLVEALVQPPMRVETGRIHRPAATPQLPEAVAAAVRRLEDELATAPFRAPDTARLVELGLTSKAVIAAARVGALLRLAEGVVLPLGAEQAAVEILSTLPQPFTASEARSALDTTRRVAIPLLEYLDDKGHTVRVDSTTRRVRLRTGKP comes from the coding sequence ATGCACGTAGTCGCGACCGCTGGCCACGTGGATCACGGCAAGTCCACGCTCGTCCGGGCGCTCACGGGAATGGAGCCGGACCGGTGGGCCGAGGAGCGCCGGCGAGGGCTGACGATCGACCTGGGGTTCGCCTGGCGAACTCTTCCTTCCGGACGATCACTGGCCTTCGTCGACGTGCCCGGCCACGAGCGGTTCGTGACCAACATGCTGGCCGGTGTCGGCCCCGTGCCCGCGGTCATGATGGTGGTGGCCGCTGACGAAGGCTGGATGCCGCAGTCGGCCGAACACCTGGCTGTCATCGACGCGCTGGGCATGGCTCACGGGTTGCTCGTCGTCACGCGGTCGGACCGTGCGGACCCGTCCCTCGCCGTGGAGGAGGCGCGCTCCGAGCTCGCGGGGACCTGCTTGGGAGACATCGAAGCCGTCACCGTGAGCAGCACGACGGGCCAAGGCATCGACGACCTGGTGAAGGCCCTGGACAGGCTCGTTTCCGACCTTCCACCCGCGCAACCCGACGCGCCGGTCAGACTGTGGATCGACCGCGTGTTCACCGTCAAGGGCATGGGCACGGTCGTCACCGGCACCCTCCCCGACGGCAAGGTATCGGTGGGCGACGAGCTGGTGCTGAGCCCGTCAGGCCGCCGAGTACGGGTCCGCGGGCTGGAGTCCCTCAAGCGGAAGGTGACATCGGCCTCGGGCGTCTCCCGGGTGGCGCTCAACCTCAAGGGAACCGAGCTGTCGGACACCGTACGCGGGATGGCGCTCACCACTCCCGACCAGTGGACGGCCACGCGCTCACTGGACGTCCGATTGCGGGGGCTGACCAATGACGAGGTCGGCCGCGAGTGCATCCTCCACATCGGATCTGCCGCGGTGGCCGTCCGAGTCCGGCGTCTGGGCAAGGAGTTCGCCCGTCTGACCCTGGCGCAGGCCGCACCCTTTCATGTCGGTGATCGCGCGATCCTGCGGGACCCGGGCTCGCGCCGGATCGCGGGAGTGACGGTGCTCGACGTCCGGCCTCCGTCTCTCAGCGGACGAGGCGCCGCCGCGGCCGCCTGCCGGGAGCTCGCCTCATGGCCAGAGGCGCCGACCGGGCGCGAGCTCCTGCGCAGGCATCAGTACCTCAAGAAGTCCGACTTCGCCCTCATGGGACGTCAGGCCGAGGGGCACCATGCCGCCGGCGACTGGCTGGTCGACCCCGCCCGATGGGCAGTGCTCGGCGGGCAGCTCACGCGACTCGTCGGCGAGTACGCCGGGAAGAATCCCCTGGCTCCGTCCCTGCCCGTGGACATCGCCAAGCAGGCGCTCGGCCTTCCGGATCGACGCCTGGTGGAAGCGCTCGTGCAGCCTCCGATGCGGGTTGAGACGGGCCGGATTCACCGGCCGGCTGCCACGCCTCAGCTGCCTGAGGCGGTGGCCGCCGCGGTACGTCGACTCGAAGACGAGCTCGCCACGGCCCCCTTCCGCGCTCCCGACACGGCACGGCTGGTTGAGCTCGGCCTGACCTCGAAGGCAGTCATCGCTGCCGCCCGTGTCGGCGCCCTGCTCAGACTGGCCGAAGGCGTCGTGTTGCCGCTGGGCGCCGAGCAGGCGGCTGTCGAGATTCTCAGCACCCTGCCCCAGCCATTCACGGCGAGCGAGGCCAGAAGCGCGCTCGACACCACTCGTAGAGTGGCGATCCCTCTGCTGGAGTACCTCGACGACAAGGGACACACCGTGCGCGTGGATTCCACGACGCGGCGAGTCAGGCTCAGGACCGGCAAGCCATAG